The Salvelinus alpinus chromosome 35, SLU_Salpinus.1, whole genome shotgun sequence genome window below encodes:
- the LOC139563944 gene encoding zinc finger protein 585B produces the protein MLGLQGSTSSPKMYRCVACSATFTGLASLLVHQASHAVQYDKQPPQSEKQPLCTHCGEVFSNKELQDQHCCKALPETPAPSLFICDCGDEFQNFNEMLEHKRSHVSTPQQQTQMTDAKYLSQDECSLVEPVQPVSPQPTLSQTILGLSPPSHPSPLYPVIPSSILPQLNSTSTVPEVYTNKGFIALTRPQELNNLPPGASEQELQPDGLDQPENISTAQEPSPQSVQDETPEDADCPVTSGASSEDAGAPKNETIMKMIANAYMKRYQPAQHYPLRHKRLVIPKRELIPVEVMSQSKQTAASTPGPSIGQLRHLLTKSGAKTIAHPPGIISLTQTFCPVVVLETRQKLIDSRNRATQGRYQCGRCRSVFQDLDSLTVHHALHRKEIVKCCRHCKQLMIGKPPLPDNHICPLAPHHLTSVGSKCHSIKKTASFQKQKKQQPQRIFQSVKARTPYLCQVCKHSYARRYNLNVHKCQGPPHPPQHASNSALYKNTAFGENIQAREPVTDINQRPLISKNISVGTDSTRQIKQEVISAESRPHPQFPDLLTSGSPKSFSSFYPKVSKHVTPEEIDSGSATLQQGDGEGDNAAISFKQEGRDGEWTMPLDDSEIDVLIEAVDAEDDDDLMLQEPISQGHVKSTKDGVPYFIKDGARRFPCYRCQKTYSRGCTLKKHQRLCGNRSFLPQSTFRAVVQKVNKGQFQFDCYVCGRSFNRKDNMLIHRKKCQLSRTVSKNDNGLLQQGLSAAQAPQRPVAQSSKNLEDNGANWGIMSLPNVLPRRVTCECGAGFTSPRLLLEHLQKHAQESYTCPTCGETLSSWADYEVHLQVHMQPQHQMYGGMQQQRSPPLLLRFPQQPRQRRQPLPKQQQTPPQHTLPAQRPQPNQQPLRKPRKPQPRCVCIRCSNTFCSRGALLKHLSWNRCKGDRGAVSAKANHCSRCSMDFPNGLSLKFHQLNGMCKPAFKPMRCPVCVRWFGTVEGLQKHLQTHDQTNSFRCLICQRLYPSLRSLKDHRRKVHCILSGDTAQVTQ, from the coding sequence ATGCTTGGCCTTCAGGGAAGTACCTCATCCCCTAAAATGTATCGCTGTGTGGCTTGTTCAGCCACCTTTACTGGATTGGCATCTTTGTTGGTGCACCAAGCTTCTCATGCAGTTCAATATGACAAGCAACCACCACAATCTGAGAAGCAGCCTCTCTGCACTCACTGTGGTGAAGTGTTTTCAAACAAGGAGCTCCAAGACCAGCACTGCTGCAAAGCACTACCTGAGACCCCAGCTCCCTCTCTTTTTATCTGTGATTGTGGGGATGAGTTTCAGAACTTTAATGAAATGCTGGAGCATAAAAGATCCCATGTCTCAACCCCCCAGCAGCAGACCCAGATGACTGATGCTAAATATTTGAGCCAAGACGAATGCAGTCTGGTTGAACCTGTCCAACCAGTCTCCCCTCAGCCAACCCTTAGCCAAACCATTTTGGGCCTCAGTCCCCCCTCTCATCCCTCACCCCTATATCCTGTCATTCCTAGTTCAATTCTCCCACAGCTTAATAGCACATCCACCGTTCCTGAAGTCTATACAAATAAGGGGTTTATTGCCCTAACCAGACCTCAAGAGCTGAACAACCTCCCTCCAGGCGCAAGTGAGCAGGAATTACAGCCTGATGGGCTTGACCAACCTGAGAACATCTCTACTGCACAGGAACCCTCGCCACAATCCGTCCAGGATGAGACTCCTGAGGATGCAGACTGTCCAGTTACAAGCGGCGCATCTTCAGAAGATGCCGGCGCACCTAAGAATGAGACAATAATGAAGATGATAGCAAATGCATACATGAAACGTTATCAACCTGCTCAACACTACCCATTAAGACACAAGAGACTTGTGATACCCAAAAGAGAGCTTATACCAGTGGAGGTGATGTCACAATCCAAACAAACAGCAGCATCCACACCAGGGCCCTCTATTGGCCAGTTAAGACACCTGCTTACAAAGTCTGGTGCAAAGACAATAGCCCATCCACCTGGCATCATATCTTTGACTCAGACCTTCTGCCCTGTAGTAGTTCTTGAGACCCGCCAAAAGCTTATTGATTCTAGAAATAGGGCCACACAGGGGAGATATCAATGTGGCCGCTGCCGAAGTGTTTTTCAGGACTTGGACAGCTTGACAGTACATCATGCCTTACACAGGAAGGAGATAGTGAAGTGTTGTCGTCACTGTAAACAACTGATGATTGGAAAACCACCCCTTCCAGACAACCACATCTGTCCCCTGGCTCCACACCACCTTACCTCAGTGGGGAGTAAATGCCACTCTATCAAAAAGACTGCATCATTCCAGAAGCAAAAGAAGCAACAACCACAAAGAATCTTCCAAAGTGTTAAAGCTAGGACGCCTTACTTATGTCAAGTGTGCAAGCACAGCTATGCCCGTAGGTATAATCTCAATGTGCACAAGTGTCAGGGGCCACCCCATCCTCCTCAGCATGCCTCCAACTCTGCCCTGTACAAAAATACTGCATTTGGGGAAAACATTCAAGCAAGGGAGCCTGTCACAGACATCAACCAGAGGCCTCTAATCTCCAAAAACATCAGTGTGGGCACTGACAGCACTCGTCAGATAAAGCAGGAGGTGATTTCTGCAGAATCAAGGCCACATCCACAGTTTCCTGATTTGCTCACGTCTGGTTCACCTAAAAGCTTCTCATCCTTTTATCCCAAAGTTTCCAAGCATGTAACACCAGAAGAAATTGATTCAGGATCTGCAACACTACAGCAAGGAGATGGTGAAGGAGACAACGCAGCAATAAGTTTTAAAcaagaagggagagatggagaatggACAATGCCTTTAGATGATTCTGAGATTGATGTACTGATTGAGGCAGTAGATGCAGAAGATGACGATGATTTAATGCTACAAGAACCTATTTCTCAGGGTCATGTCAAGTCCACAAAGGATGGCGTGCCTTATTTCATAAAAGATGGTGCTAGACGTTTTCCCTGCTATAGATGTCAGAAAACGTACAGTCGAGGGTGCACATTAAAAAAGCATCAAAGACTGTGTGGAAATAGGTCATTTTTGCCACAATCTACCTTCCGGGCGGTAGTACAGAAAGTCAACAAGGGTCAATTCCAATTCGATTGCTATGTCTGCGGGAGGAGCTTTAACCGCAAAGATAACATGCTGATTCATAGGAAGAAGTGCCAGTTAAGTAGAACCGTGTCCAAGAATGATAATGGACTTTTACAACAGGGCTTATCAGCAGCCCAGGCACCACAACGTCCCGTGGCACAAAGTAGTAAAAATCTGGAGGATAATGGGGCAAATTGGGGTATTATGTCATTGCCCAATGTTCTCCCCAGGAGAGTGACGTGTGAGTGTGGGGCAGGCTTCACTTCCCCACGGCTCCTCCTAGAGCATTTGCAAAAGCATGCACAGGAGTCCTATACCTGCCCCACATGCGGTGAGACACTGAGTTCCTGGGCAGACTATGAAGTCCACCTACAAGTGCACATGCAGCCTCAGCATCAGATGTATGGGGGAATGCAACAGCAGCGCTCTCCACCTCTACTGCTGAGGTTTCCACAGCAGCCGCGTCAACGTCGGCAGCCTCTGCCAAAGCAGCAACAGACGCCTCCGCAACACACTCTGCCAGCACAGCGCCCTCAGCCAAATCAACAACCTCTGCGGAAGCCTAGGAAGCCACAGCCGCGCTGTGTGTGCATACGATGCAGCAACACCTTTTGCAGTCGCGGCGCGCTGCTAAAGCACCTCTCCTGGAATCGGTGTAAAGGTGACAGAGGAGCTGTTTCAGCGAAGGCAAACCACTGTTCCCGCTGCAGCATGGACTTCCCGAATGGCCTCAGCCTCAAGTTTCACCAGCTAAATGGAATGTGCAAGCCTGCCTTCAAGCCCATGCGTTGCCCTGTGTGCGTGCGCTGGTTTGGCACTGTGGAGGGACTCCAGAAACACCTGCAAACACACGACCAGACCAACTCGTTTCGCTGCCTCATCTGCCAGCGCCTCTATCCCAGCCTACGGTCACTGAAAGACCACCGTAGAAAGGTCCATTGCATTTTGTCTGGAGACACAGCGCAGGTTACACAATAA